Proteins co-encoded in one Phalacrocorax carbo chromosome 5, bPhaCar2.1, whole genome shotgun sequence genomic window:
- the LOC104053415 gene encoding helix-loop-helix protein 13-like produces the protein MEELCYGFEQEDPAPEFLFWDQADPKAQLDDFLLDCCPLAEQVSPWPCGPGEAAGGAAGGAEADSSRPPGHPLPRHAANLRERKRMLNINSAFDQLRRHVPTFPYEKRLSKIDTLRLAIAYIALLSEILLSGCDPKSYVEQCLRNGSQSQRQATWNTSDLTARLTWVKWD, from the exons ATGGAGGAACTTTGTTATGGCTTCGAGCAGGAAGACCCTGCTCCTGAATTTCTCTTCTGGGaccaggcagatcccaaagcTCAGCTGGACGACTTCTTACTGGACTGCTGCCCGCTGGCAGAGCAGGTCTCCCCGTGGCCCTGCGGcccgggggaggcggcgggaggagcggcGGGGGGTGCTGAAGCGGACAGCTCCCGGCCGCCCGGCCACCCCCTCCCGCGGCACGCCGCCAACCTCCGCGAGAGGAAGAGGATGCTCAATATCAACTCGGCCTTTGACCAGCTCAGGCGTCACGTACCAACCTTCCCCTACGAGAAACGCCTCTCCAAAATCGACACGCTCCGGCTGGCCATTGCATACATCGCTCTCCTTAGTGAGATCCTCCTCTCCGGATGTGATCCCAAATCCTACGTGGAGCAGTGCCTGAGGAACGGTTCGCAAAGCCAACGGCAGGCAACCTGGAATACAAGTG ATCTGACAGCCCGCCTGACTTGGGTAAAGTGGGATTAA